CCGATCATCAGTAAGGAGAGGCCGATGACAGAGGTCACGACCGGGGCGCAGGGCGCTCCCGGCGAGCTGAAGGGTGCGCTTTTGGGTTTTGTCGAGGAACTCAGAGGATTTCGCCAGGATATCGAGAAGAAACTGACTGCACAGGATGAACGCATGAGCATGTTTGAACGCAAGACCGCATTCCGCGCCCGCAGCCCGCTTTCGACGGAGGCCGCGCCGGAAGTGCCGCATCAGAAGGCGTTCAATGCCTATCTGCGCAATGGCGACGATACCGGGCTGCGGGGTCTCTCGGTCGAAGAAAAAGGGCTGACGGCAGCGAGCGATGGCGGGTTTCTGGCGGCTCCGGCAGTGTCTGAAACGGTTCAGGATGTGCTGTCCGGGTCGGTTTCGCTGCGTGCGCTTGCCAATGTCGTCACCGTCGAGGCGGCAAGCTATGATGTGCTGGTTGACCGCGACGAAATGGTGACCGGCTGGGCCTCTGAAAATGACGCCGCCGAGACCGCCGCGTCGACGGTCGAGCGTGTGACCGTTCCGTTGCATGAATTGTCGGCGATGCCGAAGGCAAGCCAGCGTCTGCTGGACGATGCTGCATTCGATGTGGAAACATGGCTGGCCGGGCGCATTGCGCAGAAATTCATCCGCGCCGAGACCTATGCTTTCCTGCATGGCAGCGGGATGGATCAGCCTCTGGGTCTGCTCAAGGGTGCTTTCGACAGTTCCGGCATTGGCGGGATCGGCACGATCGGTGAGATCAAGACCGGCGCGGCGGGCGGGTTTGTCCCGGGCAAGGGGGCCGAGACGCTGATCGATCTGGTTTATGCGCTTCCGGCGGCGTATCGCGCCAATGCGGCCTTCGTGATGAGCTCGAAAACCGCCGCTGCGATCCGCAAGCTGAAAGATGCGGATGGGCGGTTTATCTGGGCGGATAGTCTCAGCGCCGGAGAGCCTGCGCGGCTGCTTGGCTATCCGGTGATGTCCGTCGAGGAAATGCCCGAGATCGCGGATGGAAGCCGCTCGATCCTGTTTGGCGATTTCAGGACGGCCTACACGATTGCCGAGCGCCCGGAACTGCGTGTTCTGCGCGATCCGTTCTCGGCCAAGCCGCATGTGCTGTTCTATGCCAGCAAGCGTGTCGGCGGCGGGCTGGTCGATGGCCGTGCCATGAAAGCCCTGAAGTTCGGCGCCTGATCTTTCGGGCCGTCGAGGGCCGCGCCGGCCTTTCCCTGCCGGTTCAGCAACTGTCCGCGCATGCCCGGGGCGGTGTGCCGGCGCGGCTTTCCCTGTGAACATCCGGCCAGTTTGGCCTGTTTCGGACGGGAGGTTCGGGATGATACTTGTCGAGGAAACGACACCGCCAGATGCGGTTCTGCCTGTCGCCGCATTGCGGTCTCATCTGCGGCTCGGCTCGGGTTTCGAGCTGGCGGAGACCGCCGATGAGGATCGCGCCCTGGCCGGGTTTCTCCGCGCCGCGATCAGCGCCATCGAGGGGCGCACGGGCAAGGTGCTGCTGCGCCGCGCCTATCGGATGGTGATCGGGGGCTGGCGGGACCCGGCGGCTCAGGCGCTGCCGATGGCGCCGGTCAGCGCGGTTCAGTCGGTCGAGATCCAGCAGGGGGGCGATCAGCCCCGCGCGTTGCCGCCGGATCGCTGGGTTCTGGTCGATGATATCATGCGCCCGGTGATCCGGCCCCGCGGCGGTGCATGGCCCGTCATGCCGCAGGGTTCCTGCGTGGTTATCTGCTTTACGGCGGGGTTTTCGGAAAACTGGGAGGGCGTGCCTGCCGATCTTGCGCAGGCGGTGCTGATGCTGGCCACGCGCTATTACGAGGATCGCGGAGATCAGTCGGCACGTCATGCGTTTCCGATGGGGGTCAGTGCGCTGATCGAACGCTGGCGTGCGGTGCGGGTGCTGGCCGGACGGGGGGCCCGCTGATGGAGGCGCCGCGTCTGAGTGTTCCGCTGGTGCTGGAAACCGGAGAGCGCGTCGGGGACGGGATGGGCGGCTCGCGGATTGTCTGGCGGGCTGTCGGGGTGGTGTACGCGCGGATGAAACGCCGCTCGGGCCGGTTGCGCGGGGCGCAGGCCGGGGCCGAGACGCTGCTGCTCTGGACGATCACGCTGCGCGGCTTTCCCGAGGGCGATCCGCGCAGGCCGGTTGCGGGGCAGCGTCTGCGCATGGGGGCGCGGATCTTCCGGATCGACGCCGTGGCAGAGGCCGATCCGGCGGGCCGCTTTCTGGATATCGTGGCAAAGGAGGAACGCGCATGAGCTATCGCGCATCCGCAGCGCTTCAGGGCGCGGTTTATCAGTGCCTGCTGGCGGATCCCGCAGTGGCGGAGCAGGTCGGCGATGCGGTTTACGACGCTGTGCCGATAGATCCGCCAAGCGGGGTTTATATCTCGCTGGGACCCGAAAGGGTTGTCGGCCTGCCCGATTCCGGCGGTGGAGCGGCCCGGCATGATTTCGTGGTTTCGGTTCTTGCCGGGACCGATCAGGCGGCTGGGTTTGCCGCTGTCAAACGCGCCGCCGATGCGGTGAGCGCCGCACTCGAAACGACCGAGTTGACGACGCAGACCGGCCATGTCGCCGGTCTGTGGTTTCTGAATGCCCGCGCCAAGCGGGTGGAAAACAGCGCCGAAAGGCGGGTCGATCTGACCTTCCGTGCGCTGATGGATCTGGCCTGAGGAGAAAATCATGGCAGTACAGAACGGACGCGATCTGCTGATCAAGATGGATATGAGCGGTGCCGGAGAGTTTGAGACCGTTGCCGGTCTCCGCGCCACCCGTATCGGGTTCAACGCCGAGACGGTGGATGTCACCAGTCTGGAAAGCGCGGGCCGCTGGCGTGAGTTGCTGGGTGGGGCGGGTGTGCGTTCGGCCTCGGTCTCGGGGTCGGGCGTGTTCCGCGATGCGGCAAGCGATGGCCGTGCGCGGCAGGTGTTCTTTGACGGTGAAATTCCGCGCTGTCAGGTGATCATCCCGGATTTCGGCATTGTCGAGGGGCCGTTCCAGATCACCTCGCTGGAATATGCGGGCAATCATAACGGCGAAGCGACCTATGACATCGCGCTGGCAAGTGCCGGTGCGCTCAGCTTCGTGGCGCTGTGATGGTGAACCCGATGCGCGGTGAGGTCGAGATCACGCTGGACGGGGTGCCTCATGCGGCAAGGCTGACCCTTGGTGCGCTGGCAGAGCTGGAAACGCAGCTTGCGACCGGCTCTCTGGTCGAGATGGCGGGGCGGTTCGAGACGGGCCGGTTCTCGGCAGCGGATGTGATCCATGTCATCGTGGCCGGTCTGCGTGGCGGCGGCTGGTCCGGTACGCGGGACGATCTGCTATGCACCGATGTCGCGGGCGGAGCGGTTGCTGCTGCGCAGGCGGCGGCGCAGCTTCTGGCGGCGGCGTTCGTGGTGCCGCAATGAGCGGGGCGTCAGGGCTGGACTGGCCGGGGCTGATGCGGGCCGGGATGCAGGGTCTGGGTCTGCATCCGGGGCAGTTCTGGTCCCTGACTCCGGCCGAGCTGGCCCTGATGCTGGGCGTGGGGCCATCCGCGGCAGCGATGACACGATCGCGGCTGGACATGCTGATGCAGCAATGGCCCGATAATCAGGAGAAATCTCATGACGGAATATGAAACCGGCGGTTGCTGCGGCTGCGGCATGTCGGGACGAGACATCGAGAAAACCGCCGAGATCACCGGCAGGCTCAGTGCCGAGCTTGACCGGGCGCAGAAATCGCTGTGGTTGACGGGGCGAGAGGTGGACAGCTTCGCCAGCGGGATTGGCGGCGGGCTGAGGCGAGCCTTCGACGGCGTGATGTTCGACGGCATGAAGCTGAATGACGCGCTGAAAAACGTGGCTCGCAGCATGGCGGACACGGCATATGCGATTGCGATGAAGCCGGTCGAGCAGGCGGTTGCGGGTGCTCTGGCACGCGGGATCAATCAGGCGGTTTCTCCCTTTGCCGATGGTGCGGCGTTTTCTCAGGGCCGGGTGACCGCCTTCGCAAAAGGCGGTGTTGTCAGCCAACCGACGCATTTTCCGATGCGGGGCGGTCTGGGCCTGATGGGAGAGGCCGGACCCGAGGCGATCATGCCGTTGCAGCGCGGTGCGGATGGGCGGCTTGGGGTTGCCGCTTCGGGTGCAGCTGCGCGGCCTGTGAATGTCAGCATCACCGTGAATACGCCGGATGTGGCGGGGTTCGCCCGCTCTCAGAGTCAGATCGCGGCGCAGATGGGCCGCCTTCTGTCGCGCGGTCAACGCAATATGTGAGGCGCTCATGTTTCATGAAATCAGGTTTCCGGCCAATCTCTCTTTCGGGTCGGTCGGTGGTCCCGAGCGGCGGACCGAGATCGTCACGCTGACCAACGGCTTCGAGGAACGCAACACGCCCTGGGCGCATTCCCGCCGTCATTACGATGCCGGTCTGGGTCTGCGCTCGCTGGACGATGTCGCGGCGCTGATTGCGTTTTTCGAGGCACGGGGCGGGCAGATGCACGGGTTCAGATGGAAGGACTGGGCGGATTTCAAAAGCTGTGCGCCGAGCGGCGAACCGGGGTTTCGGGATCAGCGTCTGGGGCTGGGGGACGGGCGCAGGGATGCGTTTCAGCTTGTGAAGGCATACAGCTCGGGTCCCGGCAGCTATGTCAGGCCGATCCGCAAGCCGGTGCTGGGGACGGTCCGGGCGGGCATTGGCGGGGACAGGCTGCGTGAGGCGGTGGATTATCACGTCGATACCGCGACCGGCATTGTCACATTCGCCCGCTCTCCGGGTGAGGGGGCAGAGGTCACGGCGGGTTTCGAATTCGACGTGCCGGTGCGCTTCGCGGCGGATCGGATCGCGGTGTCGGTGGCCTCTTTTCAGGCGGGCGAGATGCCGCAGGTTCCGGTGATCGAGGTGCGGCAATGACGATCACGACAATGGCGCGGGCCTGGGCGATCACGCGGCGGGACGGGCTGGTTCTGGGCTTTACCGATCACGACGATGAGCTGCGTTTCGACGGGATCGACTTCCGGCCCGATGCGGGGCTGAGCGCTTTGGCGGTCATGCAGGGTTCTGGCCTGTCGGTGGATAATACCGAAGCCGTGGGCGCGTTGTCGGACGGGGCCATTCACGAGCGCGACATTCTGGCCGGTCGCTGGGATGGTGCCGAGTTGCGGCAATGGGAGGTTGACTGGTCTGATCCGGGCAAGGCGAGGCTGGTCTTCCGGGGGCATCTGGGTGAGGTCTCGCGCTCTGGCGGTGCGTTCCGGGCCGAGCTGCGCGGTCTTTCAGAGCCGATGAACCAGTCTCATGGCCGGGTTTTTCACCCCCGTTGCGATGCGCTTCTGGGGGACGGGAGGTGCAAGCTGGATCTGGACCGTCCCGGTTTGCGCGGCACGGCGCGGATCGAATGGATCAAGGACGGGCGCATCGGTTTGGCCGGGCTTGAGGGCTTTGAGGATCGCTGGTTCGAGCGTGGCGAATGTCTGATCCTCAGCGGTGCGGCAGAAGGTTTGTCCGCGCAGGTGAAGAATGACCGTGCCCTGCCGGGTGGCCGGCGCGAGGTGGAACTGTGGGTCGAGCCCGGCATTCCGCCTGCGGCGGGTGATCAGGTGCGCCTGACGGCAGGCTGCGACAAGGCGGCGGCGACCTGTCTGCGGAAATTCGCGAATTTCCCCAATTTCCGTGGCTTCCCGGATCTTCCGCAGGAGGATTGGCTGATGGCTCCGGATGCAGATCGCGGGCGTGGCCATGAGGCGCATGATGACTGAGCGCGGGGTGGAAATCACTGCCATCGCGCGGAGCTGGATCGGCACATCCTATCAGCATCGCGGCTCTTGCCAGGGCGTCGGCTGCGATTGTCTTGGGCTGGTGCGTGGCATCTGGCGGGGCATTCACGGGCAAGAGCCGGGGCCGGTGCCGTTCTATACGCCCGATTGGGGCGAATATGACGGGGCCGAGCCGCTTATGGCGGCGGCGCGGCGGTATTTCCTGCCTGACGATGCACCGCCTTTTCCGGGCCAGATCCTGCTGTTCCGAATGCGGCGCGGGGCCTGTGCCAAACATCTGGGCGTGGTGTCGGAAGGCGGTCATGCGCCGTCTTTTATCCATGCCTACGACCCTCATGGCGTTGTCGAAAGTCCGCTTTCCGCGCCGTGGCTGAAGCGCATTGCGGCCCGGTTCCGCTTTCCCGACTAGGAGGAGTTTGAAATGGCGACGATCCTGCTTTCTGCCGTGGGAGCCTCGATCGGGGCGGGTTTTGGTGGCACCGTTCTGGGCCTGACCGGCGCTGCGATCGGGCGGGCCGTGGGGGCCACGATCGGCCGGGCGATAGATCAGCGTCTGCTGGGGTCCGGCTCTCAGACCGTCGAGACCGGACGGATCGACAGGCTGCGATTGCAGAGCGCGGGCGAAGGTGTGGCGATCCCGAGAGTCTGGGGGCAGATGCGTCTGCCGGGCCATGTCATCTGGGCATCGCCGCTGACCGAGACATCGTCGCGGCATGGCGGCGGCAAGGGGCGGGGACCGAAGGTCAAAGAGATTTCCTATCGGCTGAGCGTCGCGCTTGCTTTGTGCGAGGGACCCGTAGCCGGGGTCGGCAGGGTCTGGGCCGATGGCAAGGAGGTCTCTCCCGAGGATCTGAACATGCAGGTCTATACCGGCGGCGAGGACCAGTTGCCGGATCCGTGCATCAAGGCGCATCTGGGCGATGCGGCGCCATGCTATCGTGGCGTGGCCTATGTCGTGCTGGAGCAGCTTGACCTGCAACGCTGGGGCAACAGGCTGCCGCAGCTCAGCTTCGAGGTGACCGCTCCGGCGCGGAGCGGGGGCGGTTTGTCCGGTCAGGTCCGGGCCGTGGCGATGATCCCCGCGACCGGGGAATATTCGCTGGCGACCACGCCTGTCCGCTATGATCTGGGCATGGGCGAGATCCGGCCCGCGAACAGTGCGACGGCGCTTGCCCCGACGGATTTTGCGGCTTCAATGGATATTCTGGGCCGCGAATTGCCGGATGTCGGGTCGGTTTCGCTGGTGGTGTCATGGTTCGGAGACGATCTTCGTGCGGGGCGTTGTTCCTTGCGTCCCAAGGTTGAGGATGCGTCGCGGGACGGGGACAGCATGCCGTGGCGCTCGGGCGGGATCGCGCGGGATCAGGCGCAGGAGGTCGCGCGGCATGAGGGGCGGCCGCTCTATGGCGGCACCCCGGCCGATGGCGCGGTGCTTGAGGCGCTGAGGGCGATTTCGGCATCCGGGCGCAAGGCGGTGTTCTATCCGTTCATCCTGATGGAGCAGCTTGCCGGAAACGCGCTGCCCGATCCGTGGAGCGATGCGGATGATCAGCCTGTCATGCCCTGGCGCGGGCGGATCACTGCCGAGATTGCTCCGGGGCGCGAGGGCAGTCCCGATGGCACTGCCGCGAACAGCGAGGCGGTCCGGCGGTTTTTCGGCTCTGCGCAGGCGGATGATTTTGCGGTGGTCGAAGGCCGGATCGTTTATGGCGGGCCGGATGAGTGGTCCTATCGCCGTTTCATCCTGCATTATGCGCATCTGTGCAAACAGGCAGGCGGCGTGGATGCGTTCCTGATCGGGTCCGAGATGCGCGGCCTGACGCAGCTTCGCGGGCCGGGGGATCATTTCCCGGCGGTCGAGGAATTGCGCCGTCTGGCTGCCGATATCCGCGCGATTTTGGGACCGGATGTGAAGCTGAGCTATGCGGCGGACTGGTCGGAATATTTCGGCTATCACTCCGGCGGCGGCGAGGTTTTCTATCATCTCGATCCGCTCTGGTCGGACAGGAATATCGATTTCGTCGGCATAGATAACTATATGCCGCTGTCTGACTGGCGCGATGGGGAGGATCACGCGGATGCTTCATGGCGGCGGATCGACGCGCCGGGCTATCTGGAAGCGAATATTGCCGGGGGAGAGGGGTATGACTGGTATTATGCCGATCCCGCGCATCGCGATGCCCAGATCCGCACGCCGATCAGCGACGGGGCGTATGGCGAACCCTGGATCTGGCGTTACAAGGATCTGATGAACTGGTGGAGCAGGCCCCATCATGAGCGGATCGGGGGGCAGCGCATGGCCGTTCCGACCGGCTGGAAGCCGCGTTCCAAGCCGATCTGGTTCACGGAAATGGGCTGCGCTGCCCTGGATAAGGGGACGAACCAGCCGAATAAGTTTCTGGACATCATGAGTTCGGAATCGAGCCT
This sequence is a window from Paracoccus aerodenitrificans. Protein-coding genes within it:
- a CDS encoding phage major capsid protein, which gives rise to MTEVTTGAQGAPGELKGALLGFVEELRGFRQDIEKKLTAQDERMSMFERKTAFRARSPLSTEAAPEVPHQKAFNAYLRNGDDTGLRGLSVEEKGLTAASDGGFLAAPAVSETVQDVLSGSVSLRALANVVTVEAASYDVLVDRDEMVTGWASENDAAETAASTVERVTVPLHELSAMPKASQRLLDDAAFDVETWLAGRIAQKFIRAETYAFLHGSGMDQPLGLLKGAFDSSGIGGIGTIGEIKTGAAGGFVPGKGAETLIDLVYALPAAYRANAAFVMSSKTAAAIRKLKDADGRFIWADSLSAGEPARLLGYPVMSVEEMPEIADGSRSILFGDFRTAYTIAERPELRVLRDPFSAKPHVLFYASKRVGGGLVDGRAMKALKFGA
- a CDS encoding head-tail connector protein; amino-acid sequence: MILVEETTPPDAVLPVAALRSHLRLGSGFELAETADEDRALAGFLRAAISAIEGRTGKVLLRRAYRMVIGGWRDPAAQALPMAPVSAVQSVEIQQGGDQPRALPPDRWVLVDDIMRPVIRPRGGAWPVMPQGSCVVICFTAGFSENWEGVPADLAQAVLMLATRYYEDRGDQSARHAFPMGVSALIERWRAVRVLAGRGAR
- a CDS encoding head-tail adaptor protein, whose product is MEAPRLSVPLVLETGERVGDGMGGSRIVWRAVGVVYARMKRRSGRLRGAQAGAETLLLWTITLRGFPEGDPRRPVAGQRLRMGARIFRIDAVAEADPAGRFLDIVAKEERA
- a CDS encoding DUF3168 domain-containing protein, which gives rise to MSYRASAALQGAVYQCLLADPAVAEQVGDAVYDAVPIDPPSGVYISLGPERVVGLPDSGGGAARHDFVVSVLAGTDQAAGFAAVKRAADAVSAALETTELTTQTGHVAGLWFLNARAKRVENSAERRVDLTFRALMDLA
- a CDS encoding phage major tail protein, TP901-1 family; the protein is MAVQNGRDLLIKMDMSGAGEFETVAGLRATRIGFNAETVDVTSLESAGRWRELLGGAGVRSASVSGSGVFRDAASDGRARQVFFDGEIPRCQVIIPDFGIVEGPFQITSLEYAGNHNGEATYDIALASAGALSFVAL
- a CDS encoding gene transfer agent family protein → MVNPMRGEVEITLDGVPHAARLTLGALAELETQLATGSLVEMAGRFETGRFSAADVIHVIVAGLRGGGWSGTRDDLLCTDVAGGAVAAAQAAAQLLAAAFVVPQ
- a CDS encoding rcc01693 family protein codes for the protein MSGASGLDWPGLMRAGMQGLGLHPGQFWSLTPAELALMLGVGPSAAAMTRSRLDMLMQQWPDNQEKSHDGI
- a CDS encoding phage tail tape measure protein, translating into MSGRDIEKTAEITGRLSAELDRAQKSLWLTGREVDSFASGIGGGLRRAFDGVMFDGMKLNDALKNVARSMADTAYAIAMKPVEQAVAGALARGINQAVSPFADGAAFSQGRVTAFAKGGVVSQPTHFPMRGGLGLMGEAGPEAIMPLQRGADGRLGVAASGAAARPVNVSITVNTPDVAGFARSQSQIAAQMGRLLSRGQRNM
- a CDS encoding DUF2460 domain-containing protein, with the protein product MFHEIRFPANLSFGSVGGPERRTEIVTLTNGFEERNTPWAHSRRHYDAGLGLRSLDDVAALIAFFEARGGQMHGFRWKDWADFKSCAPSGEPGFRDQRLGLGDGRRDAFQLVKAYSSGPGSYVRPIRKPVLGTVRAGIGGDRLREAVDYHVDTATGIVTFARSPGEGAEVTAGFEFDVPVRFAADRIAVSVASFQAGEMPQVPVIEVRQ
- a CDS encoding DUF2163 domain-containing protein, which produces MTITTMARAWAITRRDGLVLGFTDHDDELRFDGIDFRPDAGLSALAVMQGSGLSVDNTEAVGALSDGAIHERDILAGRWDGAELRQWEVDWSDPGKARLVFRGHLGEVSRSGGAFRAELRGLSEPMNQSHGRVFHPRCDALLGDGRCKLDLDRPGLRGTARIEWIKDGRIGLAGLEGFEDRWFERGECLILSGAAEGLSAQVKNDRALPGGRREVELWVEPGIPPAAGDQVRLTAGCDKAAATCLRKFANFPNFRGFPDLPQEDWLMAPDADRGRGHEAHDD
- a CDS encoding peptidase: MTERGVEITAIARSWIGTSYQHRGSCQGVGCDCLGLVRGIWRGIHGQEPGPVPFYTPDWGEYDGAEPLMAAARRYFLPDDAPPFPGQILLFRMRRGACAKHLGVVSEGGHAPSFIHAYDPHGVVESPLSAPWLKRIAARFRFPD
- a CDS encoding baseplate multidomain protein megatron; translation: MATILLSAVGASIGAGFGGTVLGLTGAAIGRAVGATIGRAIDQRLLGSGSQTVETGRIDRLRLQSAGEGVAIPRVWGQMRLPGHVIWASPLTETSSRHGGGKGRGPKVKEISYRLSVALALCEGPVAGVGRVWADGKEVSPEDLNMQVYTGGEDQLPDPCIKAHLGDAAPCYRGVAYVVLEQLDLQRWGNRLPQLSFEVTAPARSGGGLSGQVRAVAMIPATGEYSLATTPVRYDLGMGEIRPANSATALAPTDFAASMDILGRELPDVGSVSLVVSWFGDDLRAGRCSLRPKVEDASRDGDSMPWRSGGIARDQAQEVARHEGRPLYGGTPADGAVLEALRAISASGRKAVFYPFILMEQLAGNALPDPWSDADDQPVMPWRGRITAEIAPGREGSPDGTAANSEAVRRFFGSAQADDFAVVEGRIVYGGPDEWSYRRFILHYAHLCKQAGGVDAFLIGSEMRGLTQLRGPGDHFPAVEELRRLAADIRAILGPDVKLSYAADWSEYFGYHSGGGEVFYHLDPLWSDRNIDFVGIDNYMPLSDWRDGEDHADASWRRIDAPGYLEANIAGGEGYDWYYADPAHRDAQIRTPISDGAYGEPWIWRYKDLMNWWSRPHHERIGGQRMAVPTGWKPRSKPIWFTEMGCAALDKGTNQPNKFLDIMSSESSLPHYSSGRRDDAVQAAYVAAMMRYWGDAANNPQGSYGGPMVDLSRAHVWCWDARPYPAFPGRTDLWSDGPAWERGHWLNGRAGACALSSVVADICHEAGVTNIDVSGLSGVVRGFVVGGNETARARLQPLMLAYGFDAVERDGVLRFVMRDGRISAALSEDELAEMENAAHETARASEAEMVGRVRLTHLAVGDAYAASTVEAALPGDASPAVSDSEFPLLMTSGEARAIAERWLAEAQISRETIRFCLPPSLGGLGPGDVVSLKRRQDETARRWRIDRVERAGAITVDAVLTEPGSYRPADSQGEGLIVPRYRPPMPVWPVFMDLPLMRGNEIPHAPHLAVSALPWPGSVAVYGSVSEDGGFALNTTLRQGAVIGRTLNPLRRARAGLIDRGEGLVVRLASGRFGDVSMAALLQGANAIAIGDGSPDGWEILQFGRAVPVPGLRNGWSLEERLRGQFGTDALMPEIWPENSVVVLLNTALQQPELEPEALGQVRYWRIGPAQRAPDDSSFRLRQTRIAGAGLRPLSPCHMRLEGNRLSWIRRTRKSGDRWDLREVPLAETREAYLIRAETGGEMQEFETRDPFLSLPDDLAQAAGQGQLTLHVAQISDDYGPGPFTTRSF